One genomic region from Magallana gigas chromosome 3, xbMagGiga1.1, whole genome shotgun sequence encodes:
- the LOC105343480 gene encoding corrinoid adenosyltransferase MMAB: MYHATKLFKVAGHISVRSTSSKSFPKIYTKTGDKGTSSTYTGERRSKDDIIFEALGSTDELTSAIGVAAEFCKDQVLVNQLEQVQCVLQDIGSCVATPHSSAREAHLKNTEFKLTFTTDLEKWIDKYTEELPPLKNFILPSGGHCSSHLHVARSICRRAERRVVPLVKANEVSQEPLKYLNRLSDFLFTAARYAAMKDGKEEKIYSRPKSPDDSDSSK, translated from the exons ATGTATCATGCAACGAAATTATTCAAAGTAGCTGGACATATTTCAGTAAGGAGTACAAG CTCAAAGTCCTTTCCAAAGATTTACACAAAGACCGGCGACAAAG GTACCTCTTCGACATACACAGGTGAGCGGAGATCCAAAGATGACATCATATTTGAAGCTTTAGGGTCAACAGATGAACTGACTTCAGCTATTGG AGTAGCTGCAGAGTTCTGTAAGGATCAAGTTCTTGTCAATCAACTAGAACAG GTTCAGTGTGTTCTTCAAGACATTGGATCATGTGTTGCTACTCCACATTCTTCTGCAAGAGAAGCCCATTTAa AAAACACAGAATTTAAACTCACTTTTACTACTGATTTGGAAAAGTGGATTGATAAGTACACTGAAGAGTTACCTCCTTTGAAAAACTTCATCTTGCCT TCTGGAGGCCATTGTTCATCTCACCTTCATGTTGCTAGATCAATTTGCAGAAGGGCCGAGAGAAG agTTGTTCCACTAGTGAAAGCAAATGAAGTATCCCAAGAACCTTTAAAATACTTAAACAG ACTTAGTGATTTTTTGTTCACGGCTGCAAGATATGCAGCAATGAAAGATGGAAAGGAGGAGAAAATTTACAGTCGACCAAAATCTCCAGATGACAGCGACTCATCAAAATGA